One region of candidate division Zixibacteria bacterium HGW-Zixibacteria-1 genomic DNA includes:
- a CDS encoding phosphate starvation-inducible protein PhoH codes for MQSKSLEKISQTYMIEDIDPRLVFGQNDIYLRMIEKSFVASIVARGNKIIVEGGQDEVRQIIDLIEDLVTRVRHGNYITEQYLNYSMEMVREGQGGPASIIDDVQTLAHLKREVRPKTVGQKLYLNTINDNDIVFSIGPAGTGKTYLAVAVAVAALKNKRVNRIVLVRPAVEAGESLGFLPGDIRAKVDPYLRPVYDALHEMMQAEKIKKLIDLGIIEIVPLAFMRGRTLNNTFVILDEAQNTTPAQMKMFLTRLGEGSQAVITGDITQIDLDENKSSGLVVIQKILKDVSGIEFVYLTDKDVVRHPLVQKIIRAYEKYEKKRRKG; via the coding sequence ATGCAATCAAAATCGTTGGAAAAAATATCACAGACATATATGATCGAAGATATCGATCCTCGCTTGGTCTTCGGCCAAAATGATATTTATTTGAGAATGATCGAAAAGTCGTTCGTGGCATCCATTGTCGCCCGCGGCAATAAAATCATAGTCGAAGGCGGTCAGGACGAAGTCCGACAAATCATCGATCTTATCGAGGATCTGGTGACACGCGTTCGCCATGGAAATTATATTACCGAGCAATATCTTAACTACTCCATGGAAATGGTCCGGGAAGGTCAGGGGGGACCAGCTTCGATAATTGATGATGTCCAGACGCTGGCCCATCTGAAACGGGAGGTGCGCCCCAAAACCGTCGGGCAGAAACTCTACTTGAACACTATCAATGATAATGATATCGTCTTTTCGATCGGCCCGGCCGGCACCGGAAAAACCTATCTGGCTGTTGCTGTCGCTGTCGCCGCTCTCAAAAATAAACGCGTTAATCGAATTGTCCTGGTGCGTCCGGCCGTTGAGGCCGGCGAATCACTGGGTTTTCTTCCGGGGGATATCCGGGCCAAAGTCGATCCTTATCTCAGGCCGGTCTATGACGCTCTCCATGAGATGATGCAGGCCGAGAAAATCAAGAAACTGATCGACCTCGGCATCATCGAAATTGTCCCGCTCGCTTTTATGCGCGGGCGGACATTGAATAATACTTTTGTCATTCTCGATGAGGCCCAGAATACCACCCCGGCGCAGATGAAAATGTTTCTGACCCGCCTGGGCGAGGGTTCCCAGGCCGTTATTACCGGAGATATTACTCAGATCGATCTCGACGAAAATAAATCCTCGGGCCTGGTCGTCATTCAGAAAATTTTAAAGGACGTCAGCGGCATTGAATTTGTATATTTAACCGACAAGGATGTCGTGCGCCATCCGTTGGTGCAGAAAATTATTCGTGCTTATGAAAAGTACGAGAAGAAACGTCGAAAGGGGTAA